From Micropterus dolomieu isolate WLL.071019.BEF.003 ecotype Adirondacks linkage group LG06, ASM2129224v1, whole genome shotgun sequence:
AACTGCTAactaactgctaacactgctactaactgctaaCACTGACTGTGAGTACTGCTAACTAACTGCTAACTAACtgagtactgctactaactgctaacactgctactaactgctaacactaactgtgagtactgctactaactgctaactaactgctaacactgctaactaactgctaacactgctACTAACAGtgagtactgctactaactgctaacactaaccgTGAGTACTGCAGTACTCACAGTCAGTGTTagcagtgttagcagttagtagcagtgttagcagttagttagcagtgttagcagttagttagcagttagtagcagtactcacagttagtgttagcagttagtagcagtgttagcagttagtagcagtactcaGTTAGTTAGCAGTTAGTTAGCAGTACTCACAGTCAGTGttagcagttagtagcagtgttagcagttagtagcagtgttagcagttagtTAGCAGTTAGTTAGCAGTTAGttagcagttagtagcagtactcacagtcagtgttagcagttagtagcagtactcacagtcagtgttagcagttagtagcagtactcaCAGTCAGTGTTAGCAGTGTTCACAGTCAGTGTTAGCAGTGTTCACAGTCAGTGttagcagttagtagcagtactcaCTGTTAGTagcagtgttagcagttagtGTCAGTGTTAGCAGTTAGAAGCAGTACTCAAAGTCATTGttagcagttagtagcagtactcaCAGTTAGTAGCAGTTAGTTAGCAGTTAGTAGCGGTTAGTAGCAGTACTCGCAGTTAGTTAGCAATTAGCTAGCAGTCAGTagcagtgttagcagttagtagcagtactcaCAGTTAGTTAGCAGTTAGTTAGCAGTCAGTAGCAGTACTCACAGTCAGTAGCAGTACTCacagttagtagcagtactcacagttagtagcagtactcacagttagtagcagtactcaCAGTTAGTTAGCAGTCCTCACAGTTAGTTAGCAGTCAGTAGCAGTACTCacagttagtagcagtactcaCAGTTAGTTAGCAGTTAGttagcagttagtagcagtactcaCAGTTAGTTAGCAGTTAGTTAGCAGTACTCACAGTCAGTAGCAGTACTCAGTTAGTTAGCAGTCAGTagcagtgttagcagttagtagcagtactcaCAGTCAGTAGCAGTACTCAGTTAGTTAGCAGTTAGTTAGCAGTCAGTAGCAGTGTTAGCTGTTAGTAGCAGTACTcgcagttagtagcagtactcgcagttagtagcagtactcgcagttagtagcagtactcgcagttagtagcagtactcGCAGTTAGTACCcgcagttagtagcagtactcGCAGTTAGTACCCGCAGTTAGTACTCGCAGTACCCGCAGTTAGTACTCGCAGTACCCGCAGTTAGTACTCGCAGTACCCGCAGTTAGTACCCGCAGTTAGTACTCGCAGTACCCGCAGTTAGTACTCGCAGTACCCGCAGTTAGTACCCGCAGTTAGTACTCGCAGTACCCGCAGTTAGTACCCGCAGTTAGTACTCGCAGTACCCGCAGTTAGTACTCGCAGTACCCGCAGTTAGTACCCGCAGTTAGTACTCGCAGTACCCGCAGTTAGTACTCGCAGTACCCGCAGTTAGTACTCGCAGTACCCGCAGTACCCGCAGTTAGTACTCGCAGTACTCGCAGTACCcgcagttagtagcagtactcGCAGTACCcgcagttagtagcagtactcgcagttagtagcagtactcGCAGTTAGTACTcgcagttagtagcagtactcGCAGTTAGTACTcgcagttagtagcagtactcgcagttagtagcagtactcGCAGTTAGTACTcgcagttagtagcagtactcGCAGTTAGTACTcgcagttagtagcagtactcgcagttagtagcagtactcGCAGTTAGTACTcgcagttagtagcagtactcGCAGTTAGTACTcgcagttagtagcagtactcgcagttagtagcagtactcGCAGTTAGTACTcgcagttagtagcagtactcGCAGTTAGTACTcgcagttagtagcagtactcgcagttagtagcagtactcGCAGTTAGTACTcgcagttagtagcagtactcGCAGTTAGTACTcgcagttagtagcagtactcgcagttagtagcagtactcGCAGTTAGTACTcgcagttagtagcagtactcGCAGTTAGTACTcgcagttagtagcagtactcgcagttagtagcagtactcGCAGTTAGTACTcgcagttagtagcagtactcGCAGTTAGTACTcgcagttagtagcagtactcgcagttagtagcagtactcGCAGTTAGTACTcgcagttagtagcagtactcGCAGTTAGTACTcgcagttagtagcagtactcgcagttagtagcagtactcGCAGTTAGTACTcgcagttagtagcagtactcGCAGTTAGTACTcgcagttagtagcagtactcgcagttagtagcagtaatagcagttagtagcagtactcgcagttagtagcagtaatagcagttagtagcagtactcgcagttagtagcagtactcgcagttagtagcagtactcGCAGTTATCCACATGAAGTTTTCCATTTAAACTGATCCATTAAACGCACGCGGGAGGTCGACGTGTTTGATGGAGCACGTGACTCCGTGTTCACCTGAAACTTTACCTGGAGGTTTTGAGCCGATGCGGGACTGAAGGACTGAGGCCGCCTGAACCCGCCGCCCCTGCGCCACGTCGGGCCTCCGAACCCCCGGGACCCGCCGCCGAACCCGGCCGGAGTGTCTCCGAACCCCCGGGAACCGCCGCCGAACCCGCCGAACGGAGAACCGTCCCTGTATCCTCGGTTAGAACCCGGGGAATAGCTCGGAGAACCCGGAGAGTGCGCGGGGCCGCCCCGGGGAGATCCTCCGTAGGGAGAGCGAGTCCCAGGGAAACCCCAGCAGGAGGCCGGGGAGGGAAACCTGCCAGCCGGCCGCGGGGCTCCGGGACTCCGCTGAGGTCTGACCGGAGCTCGGTACATCTGGGCGGCTAGAAAAGAACAAAGAGACGGTGAGGAGACCCGGAGGGTTCTGCTGCTGGagaccacaaacacaacactgagaCCCAACCGGAAACACGCAGCTCTGCTCCCGGTCCTGCAGAAGGCAGCGCCGCCCAGCGGCCACCGGGGTCTTCCCCACACCTCGTAGCTTCACACCGCCCCCTACTGTCCGGAGTGCGTCACATCAGGGTTCAGTCACCAGAAACGGTCCTTCGCTGAGACCGTTTCAGGATTCAAacctcttttcttctttcttactGATTAAAACGTGTAATTTTACCCAAGAACCCCTTTCAGTTCCTGAGCCGTCCACTGGAGAATCTGTGACCATGAAGCTTTGCTGAACCTGGTTTTTAGAGCTCAGACGGTCCAGGGGCCACATTTCTAAACGGTGCGtccgtacaaaacagggctggaaacgtgcggacttcccaagcaaaggatGGGATCTATAAAACCAGAGCTGAGGGAGAATGTGCGTCCTGGAAGTAAACTCGGACCCATGCCCAGCAAGACGTCTAAACAGAGCCCAGACGCCTGGGCTGAAACAGGGCTGAAtttggaatatatatatataaataaaggaattattgataaaatattaatataaatacaaatacaacatgtggtaataaaaacataaataatgagaaaataaacGGGTTGGCTACATCCAATCTACGCTGCTGCTTGATGCATCAGAGCATCAGGTGGGTCTCTCGGTTGGCGCCAGTCTCTCAGGGAAATGGGATCCATAACTGTTGAATATGTAAGAATATGAATATAAGTAAACattataatatgtatatatatgttcaCTGTTTTCCCATAAGACATGACTACTATCATCAAATgagtttaaatgaaaacattatatttctaattatcattttaatgaaggtaaaaaataaaaaaaagaacaaatttcatttataacatttttttcttttaatttaaaagcccTTATTTATTAACTTACTGACCCATTTACCGCtatagaaaatataaagatacTTGAACAGGACACACGTTTCAGCCATCATGTTGCATTAGAACAACCAAACAGAGACattgcttttattcttttgagaGTGTGCTGTGAATGTAAGTGTTCTGTTCTGAATATTTATCGTTGTCTTTGCTGACTGTGTGCTGGAGaatttgcaataaatatttagtgtcaaaagtcaaaaactcATATTTCCATATCATAATGATCTAACGTTGGTGAGTAAAATATATGTGTGGCTTtcattataaaattataataggtAAGGTTGCACATGTTTCATGTTCACCCCCTTTGAATTCAAAAGTTTTAAGGGCACGAGGAAACCTGTGGGCATCATggagtaacgttacagtaacgtGAAGTTACACTTGCATGCAGCATGTTAAGCTAACCACGACGTGCCTTACTCTAACGTCACACCCGCTGAAATGTGCTGGTTCCTACACATTAACATATAATGTACATAAATAATGAAGAcatgtcaaacaaagacacagatacaAGAACAAAGTAATTGTCTTTTTGCTTCCAGTGTTTGCAGTAAACTCTCGCCCGTTGCTCGCTGAAAGGCCAAAATCGTAACGTATCCCCTCGTTTAAAGATGGCGGATATGTTTATCGCGAGATCTGGCAACTCTGATGTCTACTAACTTTCAAGTCTCGCGTTGCCAGTAGTCATGTGTCAGTAGGGTAACCGCTGCCATCTAGCGGTTGAAAATAGTAATTGCatcttgttttaaattaaaatgaaagttaatgcAGGGAACGTTACagcaaaaataaagataatttaaatgttttaaacgTTTACTTGCATTTGATGAAATGATATCACGCACCTCAACAGCTGCATGGGTGAAAACTACTACACCTCACGTGCTGCCAGGGCAAAAAGCcacttttaatcatttttgactTATTTGACTAAAAGTGGGCTACAAATAGCCGGTCTGTCTACGAGCTAAATCGTGGCTACGCACAGGCTGCAAGTAAAACATGTGAAAGAAATAAAACCTTGTAATCACTGTAGACCCTTGCTTACATGATGGGATATCATACACCCTGCAAGTTATTTTGGCAAAAACGTCATGTAACCACATGTAAAGTCACTGTGGCTAGAAGTGGGTTCCTCATAGCCCGACTAAATCAGGTCTGCGCGTACGCACatgaagaggagagaagagaaacggcgcctcacatggcagaaggatgaaacggtCTGAGATGAAGAGGCCTGCTGCTGTAGAACAAAGACTTTCTGAAGAAACAAACAGCCGTTTGACTGATTGTCCCTGAAgtggcaataaaaaaacatcatttaagatcatttgcggccacaaaaagatccagatccaggatcagaaacacaaacagagattctATTATAtagattgaaatgtagtttctcaggcaacatgtgatgcattttttcctttctaatttcaaaccactgtgCTAATACAGCTAGCTCAACACTGGCTGACAGGAACGCTGGACATAAAAGCAGGGACCAGGGAGTGCCCTTTGCAGTCTGGGTCCACCAAACCcgcactccagggttaccagcattcatctgtcagcactgtgaccagtcCTCCCCATTCACGTGTCGTTCACGTGTTGttcgccaaagagtaaaatacagAAGTATAGAATAGTatagaatatacacacattgtcacacacacacctcttttagTTAGACCTAAGGATGCACAGAGTCGTATTTATTAAGTGAActccgcctttcgcccgatgtcagctgggattggctccagcccccccacgaccccgtacgcaggataagcggttgacgatggatggacggaCTTTTAcgtaagtttattctatagataaatttacatacacaggCTGTTCATGCGCGTGAGTCTTCAGACAGTCTGTTGCAGCGAGAGAGAAACATCGTTCTTTGATATAGTGTGCCATCTGTTTTTGATGCTTTCGTGCGAttgtagaggattgaattggggccatttgtagtgaacagaTGTAGGGactttgtataaaaatttgagAACTCGAGCTACtaattcagtgagttatagttactgaagcaaaacccggtctcccctacctGGGTCGTCCCGTCTGTGTGGCCCCCTCCGGCCAGCGACGTCACTACTCAGAGTCACTGAGTTAGATTCAGAGGCtgcttccttttcttcctgcagtcaggacgcATTAATATCAATGAGCTTCACTGAACGTTTACAGGCGGCTGTGGGCGTTTGGAGGGCCAGACATGGAGACACTTTTAGTGAGAATTCTATGCACAGTTTTATGAAGGAGACCCCTGGTTATTTAAATATCACCTCCTGACCTCGACCAGACTGCAGCCAGGGaccatttgtctttgtttagcAGCAAAGGGGTCTGGATCTGaggggtctgggtctgtggggtctgggtctGTAGGGGTCTGGGTCTAAGgtggtctggatctgtggggtctgggtctGTAGGGGTctgggtctggatctgtggggtctggatctgtggggtctgggtctgtggggtctggatctgtggggtctggatctgtggggtctgggtctGAGGTAGTCTGGGTCTACCTAAATCCTACattacccatgagcctcagctgcTGTTGCCCTGGAGAAGAACagagttgtgtttttaaaggccGTCAGTCTGAAGGTGTTCACTCGCTCAGAGCGTCAGAACCAgacttcagtttgtttttgttcctttCTCAGAGTGAACGAGGACAGGACACTGTGGTTCTGATGATATTCTCACAGACTCAAAGGATTAGCAGCGAGTCTCTGAACAGGATGTTTGTCCGCAGTCAGCTGACCGACTCCTCGTGCCTCCACTTCCCGATGACCTCTGACTCCCAACTCTCAGGACACCACAGGCTCTGCAGCTGCGAACACAGCGTCTCTAATATGGAGACGTTTTTCTATGAAGTTCTGTATGGGACAGACTGAGGATGCCTGTTATCAGACTGAGGAAGATGAGGGGCGTGAGGATGATGAAGAGGGCGTGCAGGGGGAGAAGCCTGCTGATTGGCTTGTTGTGTTGCAGGGAGGCGGGAGCTGAGCTCTGATTAGCTCTTTGATTTCTTCTTCAGAAACTCAGCAGACTTCAGGTACTCTACTGGTTCTACTGTTACTCTACTGGTTCTGCTGTTACTCTACCGGTTCTGCTGTTACTCTACCGGTTCTACTGTTACTCTACTGGTTCTGCTGTTACCGTACTGGTTCTGCTGTTACCGTACTGGTTCTACTGTTACTCTACTGGTTCTGCTGTTACCGTACTGGTTCTGCTGTTACCGTACTGGTTCTACTGTTACTCTACTGGTTCTACTGTTATGTTACTGTACCGGTTCTGCTGTTACCCTACTGGTTCTGCTGTTACTCTACTGGTTCTACTGTTACTCTACTGGTTCTGCTGTTATGTTACCATACTGGTTTTGCTGTCACTCTACTGGTTCTACTGTTACTCTACTGGTTCTGCTGTTACTCTACTGGTTCTACTGTTACCCTACTGGTTCTGCTGTTACCCTACTGGTTCTGCTGTTACCGTACTGGTTCTACTGTTACTCTACTGGTTCTGCTGTTACCGTACTGGTTCTGCTGTTACCGTACTGGTTCTACTGTTACTCTACTGGTTCTACTGTTATGTTACTGTACCGGTTCTGCTGTTACCCTACTGGTTCTGCTGTTACTCTACTGGTTCTACTGTTACTCTACTGGTTCTGCTGTTATGTTACCATACTGGTTTTGCTGTCACTCTACTGGTTCTACTGTTACTCTACTGGTTCTGCTGTTACTCTACTGGTTCTACTGTTACCCTACTGGTTCTGCTGTTACCCTACTGGTTCTGCTGTTACCGTACTGGTTCTACTGTTACTCTACTGGTTCTGCTGTTACCGTACTGGTTCTGCTGTTACCGTACTGGTTCTACTGTTACTCTACTGGTTCTACTGTTATGTTACTGTACCGGTTCTGCTGTTACCCTACTGGTTCTGCTGTTACTCTACTGGTTCTACTGTTACTCTACTGGTTCTGCTGTTATGTTACCATACTGGTTTTGCTGTCACTCTACTGGTTCTACTGTTACTCTACTGGTTCTGCTGTTACTCTACTGGTTCTACTGTTACCCTACTGGTTCTGCTGTTACCCTACTGGTTCTGCTGTTACCGTACTGGTTCTACTGTTACTCTACTGGTTCTGCTGTTACCGTACTGGTTCTGCTGTTACCGTACTGGTTCTACTGTTACTCTACTGGTTCTGCTGTTACGTTACTCTACTGGTTCTGCTGTTACCGTACTGGTTCTACTGTTACCCTACTGGTTCTGCTGTTACTCTACTGGTTCTACTGTTACTCTACTGGTTCTGCTGTTACCGTACTGGTTCTGCTGTTACCGTACTGGTTCTACTGTTACTCTACTGGTTCTGCTGTTACGTTACTCTACTGGTTCTGCTGTTACCGTACTGGTTCTACTGTTACCCTACTGGTTCTGCTGTTACTCTACTGGTTCTACTGTTACTCTACTGGTTCTGCTGTTACCGTACTGGTTCTGCTGTTACCGTACTGGTTCTACTGTTACTCTACTGGTTCTGCTGTTACGTTACTCTACTGGTTCTGCTGTTACCGTACTGGTTCTACTGTTACCCTACTGGTTCTGCTGTTACTCTACTGGTTCTACTGTTACTCTACTGGTTCTGCTGTTACCGTACTGGTTCTGCTGTTACCGTACTGGTTCTACTGTTACTCTACTGGTTCTGCTGTTACGTTACTCTACTGGTTCTGCTGTTACCGTACTGGTTCTACTGTTACCCTACTGGTTCTGCTGTTACTCTACTGGTTCTACTGTTACTCTACTGGTTCTGCTGTTACCGTACTGGTTCTGCTGTTACCGTACTGGTTCTACTGTTACTCTACTGGTTCTGCTGTTACGTTACTCTACTGGTTCTGCTGTTACCGTACTGGTTCTACTGTTACCCTACTGGTTCTGCTGTTACTCTACTGGTTCTACTGTTACTCTACTGGTTCTGCTGTTACCGTACTGGTTCTGCTGTTACCGTACTGGTTCTACTGTTACTCTACTGGTTCTGCTGTTACGTTACTCTACTGGTTCTGCTGTTACCGTACTGGTTCTACTGTTACCCTACTGGTTCTGCTGTTACTCTACTGGTTCTACTGTTACCCTACTGGTTCTGCTGTTACCCTACTGGTTCTACTGTTACTGTACTGGTTCTACTGTTACTGTACTGGTTCTGCTGTTACCCTACTTGTTCTACTGTTACCCTACTTGTT
This genomic window contains:
- the LOC123972039 gene encoding M-phase-specific PLK1-interacting protein, which encodes MYRAPVRPQRSPGAPRPAGRFPSPASCWGFPGTRSPYGGSPRGGPAHSPGSPSYSPGSNRGYRDGSPFGGFGGGSRGFGDTPAGFGGGSRGFGGPTWRRGGGFRRPQSFSPASAQNLQSGSADSPVEKYFSPSMLQDPWAALQPATGRQTGSLTGNGR